A single region of the Bacteroides luhongzhouii genome encodes:
- a CDS encoding DUF5932 domain-containing protein, protein MEEQKFKVIIVEDVKLELKGTEEIFRHEIPNAEVIGTAMTESEFWPLMEAQLPDLVLLDLGLGGSTTIGVDICRNIFKRYKGVRVLIFTGEILNEKLWVDVLNAGADGIILKTGELLTKTDVQAVMDGKKLVFNYPILEKIVDRFKKSVANDAKRQEAVISYDIDEYDERFLRHLALGYTKEMIANLKGMPFGVKSLEKRQNDLIGRLFPNGERVGVNATRLAVRALELRIIDLDNLEPDEE, encoded by the coding sequence ATGGAAGAACAGAAGTTTAAAGTTATTATCGTAGAGGATGTAAAACTGGAGTTGAAAGGGACAGAAGAAATATTCCGTCATGAAATACCGAATGCGGAAGTGATCGGTACGGCAATGACGGAAAGTGAGTTTTGGCCGTTGATGGAGGCGCAGCTCCCCGATTTGGTATTGTTGGACTTAGGACTGGGAGGTTCTACGACCATTGGTGTTGATATTTGCCGGAATATATTCAAACGCTACAAAGGAGTTCGGGTACTGATCTTCACGGGTGAGATTCTGAATGAAAAGTTGTGGGTGGATGTATTGAATGCCGGTGCCGACGGAATTATCCTCAAAACAGGAGAACTACTGACGAAAACAGATGTGCAGGCTGTGATGGACGGAAAGAAGCTGGTATTTAACTATCCGATTTTGGAAAAGATTGTAGATCGTTTCAAGAAATCTGTAGCCAATGATGCCAAGCGTCAGGAAGCAGTCATCAGTTATGATATTGATGAATATGACGAACGCTTTCTCCGCCATTTGGCATTAGGATATACGAAGGAGATGATTGCCAATCTGAAAGGGATGCCTTTCGGCGTAAAATCATTGGAGAAACGACAGAATGATCTTATCGGACGCCTTTTCCCGAATGGAGAACGGGTGGGAGTAAATGCTACCAGATTGGCAGTACGTGCACTGGAATTGCGTATTATCGATTTGGATAATCTGGAGCCTGACGAAGAGTAA
- a CDS encoding AbgT family transporter produces the protein MKNKWRMPHPATMFLLLTMAVVFLSWICDIYGLKVTLPQTGEDIRVQSLLSPEGIRWWLRNAIKNFTGFAPLGMVIIAMFGLGVAQHSGFIDACIRMGVGNRQEKRKIILWVIVLGLLSNAIGDGGYIILLPIAAMLFQWVGLHPIAGIITAYVSVACGYSANIVLSTMDPLLAHTTQEAALAQTGYQGNTEPLCNYFFMSASTVVITAIVYWITQKWLLPTLGKYEGSVKVVAYHPLSRKERRAIMISIVVAAVYVALILWLTFSSYGILRGVNGGLMHSPFIAGILFLLSLGAGITGMAYGFSSGRYRTDNDVIEGLTQPMKLLGVYFVIAFFAAQMFACFEYSHLDKCLAIMGADLLSSFEPAPLSALVLFILFTALINLIMVSATSKWAFMSFIFIPMFAQMGIAPDVAQCAFRIGDSSTNAITPFLFYMPLVLTYMRQYDKQITYGSLLKYTWRYSLGILVSWTLLFIAWYLLKIPIGL, from the coding sequence ATGAAGAATAAATGGCGTATGCCTCATCCCGCTACGATGTTCCTTCTGCTGACAATGGCAGTGGTCTTTCTTTCATGGATATGTGATATCTATGGGCTGAAAGTGACATTGCCGCAGACAGGTGAGGACATCCGTGTACAAAGCCTGTTGAGTCCGGAAGGAATTCGTTGGTGGTTGCGGAACGCTATTAAGAATTTCACGGGCTTTGCTCCGTTGGGGATGGTGATAATCGCTATGTTCGGACTGGGAGTGGCACAACATTCTGGTTTTATTGATGCGTGTATCCGCATGGGAGTAGGGAACCGGCAGGAAAAGAGGAAAATCATCTTGTGGGTGATTGTGCTCGGTTTGTTGTCGAATGCTATTGGGGATGGTGGATATATTATTTTATTGCCTATTGCTGCTATGCTGTTTCAGTGGGTGGGGCTTCATCCGATTGCAGGAATTATTACGGCTTATGTCTCTGTTGCGTGCGGGTATAGTGCTAATATTGTATTGAGTACGATGGACCCGTTATTGGCGCATACTACACAAGAGGCGGCATTGGCACAAACGGGTTATCAGGGGAACACGGAACCTCTTTGTAATTACTTCTTTATGAGTGCTTCAACGGTAGTCATTACGGCTATTGTGTATTGGATTACTCAAAAATGGCTTCTTCCCACGTTAGGAAAGTATGAAGGCAGTGTGAAAGTGGTGGCATATCATCCTCTGTCTCGCAAAGAGCGGCGTGCCATTATGATTTCCATTGTTGTAGCAGCTGTTTATGTCGCTCTTATCTTGTGGCTTACTTTTTCTTCTTATGGAATTTTGCGAGGGGTGAACGGAGGTTTGATGCATTCGCCTTTTATTGCCGGTATTTTATTCTTGCTTTCTTTGGGAGCAGGTATTACGGGGATGGCTTATGGATTCAGTTCCGGACGGTATCGCACTGACAATGATGTGATTGAAGGACTTACGCAGCCAATGAAACTTCTTGGAGTGTATTTCGTTATTGCTTTCTTTGCTGCACAGATGTTTGCTTGTTTTGAATATTCCCATCTGGATAAATGTTTAGCCATCATGGGAGCTGATCTGCTCTCTTCGTTTGAGCCGGCTCCTTTGTCTGCTCTCGTCCTTTTTATTCTGTTTACAGCATTGATAAACCTGATTATGGTATCTGCTACCTCCAAATGGGCTTTTATGTCTTTTATCTTTATTCCGATGTTTGCGCAGATGGGAATTGCTCCGGATGTAGCACAATGCGCTTTCCGTATCGGAGATAGTTCGACGAATGCCATTACTCCTTTTTTATTCTATATGCCTTTGGTACTGACTTATATGCGGCAGTATGATAAGCAGATTACGTATGGCTCATTGCTTAAATATACCTGGAGATATTCATTAGGTATTCTGGTTTCCTGGACATTGCTGTTTATAGCTTGGTATTTGTTGAAAATACCGATAGGATTGTGA
- a CDS encoding tetratricopeptide repeat protein, with the protein MKKLIFLFAFCIVVANVFAQTDPEQLKKEGNDAFNAKDYPVAYAKFSEYLKQTNNQDSATAYYCGIAADAVKKYPEAVTFFDIAIQKKFNIGNAYARKALALDAQKKTAEYVATLEEGLKVDPNNKTMVKNYGLHYLKAGLAAQKAGKAEEAEDCFKKVIPLDHKQYKTNALYSLGVLCYNDGANILKKAAPLANSDADKYAVEKEKADGRFKEALDYLEEAAKISPENENVKKMLPQVKAVMK; encoded by the coding sequence ATGAAGAAATTGATTTTTTTATTTGCATTTTGTATTGTAGTGGCTAATGTTTTTGCACAAACCGACCCTGAGCAATTGAAAAAAGAAGGAAATGATGCATTTAATGCTAAAGATTATCCAGTAGCGTATGCGAAATTCAGTGAATATTTGAAACAGACGAATAATCAAGACTCTGCTACCGCTTATTATTGTGGTATAGCTGCTGATGCTGTGAAAAAATATCCGGAAGCTGTGACTTTTTTTGATATAGCAATTCAAAAGAAATTCAATATAGGAAATGCGTATGCTCGTAAAGCTTTGGCTTTAGATGCACAAAAGAAAACTGCTGAATATGTAGCTACTTTGGAAGAGGGATTGAAAGTTGATCCTAATAATAAGACAATGGTGAAGAATTATGGTCTTCATTATCTAAAAGCAGGACTTGCAGCGCAGAAAGCAGGAAAAGCTGAAGAAGCAGAAGATTGTTTCAAGAAAGTAATTCCATTGGATCACAAGCAGTATAAAACAAATGCATTGTATAGTTTAGGAGTTTTGTGTTATAATGACGGAGCTAATATTCTGAAGAAAGCTGCTCCTTTGGCAAATTCAGACGCAGACAAATATGCTGTAGAAAAAGAAAAAGCGGATGGAAGATTTAAAGAAGCATTAGACTATTTGGAAGAGGCTGCTAAGATCTCTCCGGAAAATGAAAATGTGAAAAAGATGCTTCCTCAAGTGAAAGCTGTTATGAAGTAA